The nucleotide window CTGCTAATTGTTCATTCTCCCAATCCCAATATTCTGACACTTTATATACCCCTGTTATTATAATATTGGGATAAATTTATATTAAATTATCTGTACAAAATCGCGAAGATTCAGCATTTTTTGAGATTTAATGTTGGTTTTAGGCCTGCTTGCCTGGAAAATCTCTCGAAAATTTGATCAAGTATGCGGTGATCCCGGAGTTTAGGGAGCTTGCAGGCTTAAAAATGAAATTCGGCTTTTCAGGTTTTACAGATTTTTCCTGCAACGTTCCAAAAGTCTAATTTAGGAAATCCACGTATCTAACACGGTTTTATATGGAAGCTATTAATTTTAAGAAAATAATGGTTGCAACCGATGGTTCGGCCTGCTCCGGGCTGGTTGCTGAAAAAGGGATTGAACTTGCCCGGTTGAGTGGAGGAAAGATTTATGCAGTCTATGTGGTATCAACGGATTATCTGGCTCCTATAAATGGGGATTCCTTTCCCATGAGTGTGGATCCTTACTGGGAATCAATACATGAGGCATGGAAAAAACAGGGACATAAAGCTGTAAACTCTGTAAAAAACCTGGGAGAAAAGAAAGGAATCAATGTGGAGCCCGTCCTTCTTGAAGGCAACCCCTCGGAAGAACTGATCCGGTATGCCGAAGAGGAAAAAATGGATATTATCGTTATGGGCACTCTTGGAAAAACAGGACTGGACAAGCTGCTTCTTGGCAGCGTTGCAGAAAAGATGGTCCGTCACTCAAAGGTTCCGGTTATGGTCGTAAGGGATAACTGTAAATTATGAAACCGAATCATTAAAAAGAAGAAAAAAGAAGAAAGCTAAAAAATGATTAAAATGGAAAACTAAAAGGGTTAGAGCTGCACGTAATGTGCAACCTCACCCAGGTCTTCCTCTATTCTAAGAAGCTGGTTGTATTTAGCAGTCCTTTCTCCACGGGCCGGAGCTCCGGTCTTGATCATTTCAGCTCCGATAGCTACTGAAATGTCTGCAATTGTTGTGTCTTCGGTTTCGGCAGAGCGGTGGCTTACTATTACGGTATAGCCGTTTCTGGAAGCCATATTTGCAGCATCAAAAGCTTCGGAAAGGGATCCGATCTGGTTGACCTTTAAGAGAAGTGCATTTGCTGCTCCCATGTCAACGCCTTTAGAAAGCCTCTCAATGTTTGTAACAAAGAGGTCGTCACCGACAATAATCGTGTCCCAGAGCTCATTGGTCAGGGCTTCGAAGTCCTCAAAGGCTTCCTCATAGAATGGATCTTCAATGGAAAGGATAGGATAGGAGTTCACAAGTTCAACATAGTAGTCCATCAGTTCCGGAGCAGAGAGTTTCTTTCCGTCAATTGTGTATGTCTCGTCTTCGTAAAACTCGGAGGCTGCAGCATCAAGCCCGATTGTAACCTCGGTGTCAGTATAACCTGCTTCCTCAATAGCCTGGACAAGGGCATCAAGGGCTTCGGTTGACTCGCTCATCTTAGGGGCATATCCTCCTTCATAGCCCACATTAGTGGAAGACCGACCGTATTTTTTTTCCAGTATTTTTCCAAGAACATGATAGATTTCGGCACCCATCTGGAGAGCTTCATAAAAGGTTTCTGCGCCTTTGGGCTGAATCATGAACTCCTGAATTGCAAGATCGTTGCCTGCATGCTTGCCCCCGTTAAGGACATTCATTGTGGGCACCGGAAGAGTAAACGCATTTGAGCCTCCTAAATAGCGGTAAAGAGGAACATTCAGAGAATCCGCAGCAGCTTTTGCAACGGCCATGGATACCCCAAGAATTGCATTTGCCCCCAGGTTTGATTTGTTATCGGTCTCATCGAGCTCGATCATCAGCTCATCGATTTCTCGCTGGTTTCGCACATCAAGCCCCAGCAATTCCTTCTGGATAATGGTGTTCACATTCTTTACTGCAGTGAGAACTCCTTTTCCTCCGTATCTATTGGGGTCTGCATCCCGCAGTTCAAGGGCCTCGTTCGTACCAGTAGAAGCCCCTGAAGGAACACCGGCTCTGCCAAATCCTTTCGGCGTAAACACATCAACTTCAACAGTGGGATTTCCCCTTGAATCCAGGATCTCCCGAGCGTGTATCTTTTGGATCTTATATTCTCCAGAATCCTGCTGTAGACCGATATACGACATTATTTCACCCTTTTTAATCTCTGATCTATCTATAGATATATTCTGTTATTTGAAGCTTAACCTTAATTTTGAAGCTTATCCTTAATTTTGAAGCTTATCCTTAATTCAAAGCTTATCCTTAATTCAAAGCTTAACCTTAATTTTGAAGCTTATCCTTAGTTCAAAACTTGACCTTAATTTGAAGCTTATCCTTAGTTCAAAACTTGACCTTAATTTGAAGCTTATCCTTAACTCAAAGCTTACCTTTAATTCGAAGTTTACTCTTAATTTTGAGACTTACCGTCAATTATGAAGTTTAACTTTGATTCGAGACTTAATCTTAACTTAACCGTTAGATGTCCGAATTGTATTTAATTCTTTATCCGGTTAACGGAAATAATTTTAATTAAGTTTTACGCTATTATCTCATAAGAAACCCTATTAATAAATGAAGACTATATATTAAGTTCCCGAATCCCGAAACACTTTTGCCTCAAGTATCTGCATCCTTAACTATATGAGTTCAGGAGTATTATACTTCGAGTGTTTGCAAGAGATCTTCTTGTTTTGTAACCCTTAACTCAGGCTTCCAGAATTTCAGAAATGTCCATTTTCCTGCATACACTAGCTTTAAAGGTTTTGGTCAGAATCACAAGACCGGTTTTTACAAAATCGGTTTTTTTCCGGGGAATTGTCAATACTAATATTTATATACAAACTTTCCAAAAAAAACTATTAACAGGGTGTGATAGCTGTTTTACTCCTTAACAATACTCAATTTATTTAAAAAAAACAATTTTATCTACATAAAATATATAAACCTGAAAGTATTATTCACATTCGATGACCGACGATTCTCCAGTTAATTTAACCGAAAAAGAGTATTCAATAATTGACATGCTCCAGAGCCTGGGACTCCCGAGGACAGAGGCAACCGCGATCGTATGTCTAAAAGACTGTAATGAGCTCAGATCCCTTAATATTGAACTTGTATCAGGGCTTAGACAACCTGAAGTAAGCGTAGCCATGCGCCCCCTGCGTGAAAGAGGCTGGGTAGAAGAAAGGTCTGAAAAAAAGAATAAAGGAAAAGGCAGACCCGTAAAGTACTACCAGTTAACTTTGCCCTTCCCGCAGATTGTAAAAACCCTTGAAGACGAATTTTTAAAAGATAACAAAGAAAAAATGATTGCATTAAAAAGGCTTCGAGAACTGGAGACAACATTTCAAAATTAAGTTTGAGGAAGACTGCCAGATAATTTTGTAAAACTATACTTTTAATTATCATCTTCATACCCAAACTTTTGAGACCTGAATATAATTCTTGTTTTATCGGAATATCATTTCAGATCCGAAACCTGCTCAAAAACTACAGGAGCAAAACCCTGTTCCTCATCTGCAATTCTTCTGGCAGAAAATCCCTCGAGTTCGAAGACAAAAGCCTCAACTACCATAAAAACTTCGCTCTCTCCTCTCAAACACCCCAGTTTTACATTGTCTCCTCTGCCTGCGCCTGCATGCAGATGGATCTTAGGCTTTCCGTCCATTAAAAAAATGTTTCCAATTCCAAGAATTTCATGTGCATCATCAAAGCCAAACCATACAGGTTCCGGAGGGGTTACATTTTCTTTCGGGCCTACGACAAACTTTGCTTCTTTTAATGCGCCCAACAGCACAAAAACAGCAGATTCGATGTGCTCCAGTTCAGCAAGTTTAATTAGTTCAAGAATCAGGTCATCTCCATAATCGATCCTTACGGTAAATACTCTGCCTATTCTTCCTTTTGCATATTCCATCTTTTTACCCTCACTGATCTGTAATTTTTCCGTCCGCAAACCTGATAGTTCCATCAACTTTTAGGCCAGGTTGCAGGTTTGTCCCTCAGCACGATTGCAGGAGAACAGCTAAGTGCCCTTGCTACCGAAACCCTCTGGTTTTGTCTTCCTTAAAGTTGCCGAACTTTTGATCCATCCGGTCTTCAAGTACCACCTCTTTAAGGAGGTTTTCGGCAATTTCCTATTCTTCTTACCTGCTTTTTCCTGCAATCAAGAGTCGGCATTAGTATATTTTCCAGAGCTGTAAAGTTCGGGAACAGGTGATGATACTGGAAGACAAAACCCCAGCATTCCATTTCGCATATCAGAACGTTCTTTATCCGACATATTTGTTACGTCTTTACAGTCCATCAGGAGCGTTCCAGAATTTGGGGTGTTCATGCCCTAGCAGGTGCTTAAGTGTGCTTTTGCTTGAAGTGTGTCCTAAAATTTTGATTCTGGATCCATTGTAAAATTATAGAATGTTAATAAAGAATAGTCTCCTACACCTTCAGGAGCAAACAGAAACATTTTCTTCAGAAAATTACCTGATATACGTTATGAGATCAAGCTTCCTGTCAGGTACATAGACAACTGTATCTTTCTTATACCCAAATACAGCCGAATAGTAAGGCCTGTATCCCTCAGGTATTTTTAGTTCTTTTCGCAATTCGGAACCTTGTGATGAATAAAACGCTAATAGAACGAAGAAAATCCACTATGACCCCAGCCCAATTGACTCTGCGGCTAGTAGCAAGTTCTGAGTAGCGGCGGCACAATCTGCGTCAAGAGGTATGGGTGACTGTTCATTGCCAGAGACAATGATAAGTGTCGGTGCACCATACAAACAATTGAATATCTCATCAGTTCCTAGTTCCTTTAAATGTCCCAGATTGTGATGTTTTGCGGCTTCTTTAGCTACGATATTCAGTTTGTTCAGTAATTTTTTGTCTTGAATTACTGTAAAATGCCATGCCTGATCCCCAGCATTAGGAGCGTATAGCCCTGCTTCCAGTACAGCCTGTAATTCTTCCTCTTTGATCTGTTCATCTTTGAAGCTTCTGATACTCCTGCGTTGTTTAATGATTTTTAAAGTTTCATTGACAATCATCAAAAGCACCCTTTCTTTAGTTTTGGTTTACAAAAGTCACCAGCCTTTGGACAACTAACGTGACTTATTTTTACCACTGACCCTCAATTAAACATGTTAAATATAAAAATTCTTTAATTCCCTTTCTTAATTCTCAAACCTGTGTTGTCGATCTTTTCCTGTACTTTTTGAACCATTATAGTAAAAAGAGGAATTCTAACTAAGAGCTTTTTGGTATAACACATAAATTACACTGTAACTCACTGAAAACCTCTGTTTTAGGTTGCTTTTATTTTGAGACAAGAATTCTATAAAAGGAAACCTCTAAAAAGGAAACTTCTACAAGAGAAGATTTTTACAAGAGAAGATTTTTACAAGAGAAGATTTTTACAAGAGAAGATCTTTACAAGAGAAGATCTTTACAAGAGGAAACTTCTACAAGAGAAAATCTTTACAAGAAAAGATCTTTACAAGAGAAAACTTCTACATTCTGTTCTTCTATTTCAGGCCTAATCCATCCCTTCTACTTATTACATAAGCTGCTGTGAGAATAAAAAGGCACCCAAGAAAGGTCGAAATATAGAGCGGGTTTTTCAGAACAGTAACGTCAAAGAAAATTCCGGAAACGGGTTCGACAAGGGCAAGAATACTTCCTGTCTGAGCCCTGATTCCTGAGATTCCTCTAAGGTAAATTACAGCAGCGAACGTAATAGTTAAGCCGAAGAGAAACAGGATGTCAAAGTTTTTAACGAAAGCAGCAATGGGTGTGGAGAGTGCGGACGGTAGCATAAAGAGAAGGCTTATTCCTGTTAGCCAGAAGGTTTGGGATATTCCGGAATAATCATTTCTAAGATACCGGATTGTTATTATGTTTACACCGAATGACAGACCTGACAGTAACCCGAAAAGAAGGCCTTTCTGGAACTCAGGACCTGAATGTCCAAGAATTTCACCTGGACGTGCGATCAGTAAAACACCTGCAGTTGCAAGCAAAAGAGGTAGTAAACTGTTACTGTTTCTGTGTTCTCCGAGAACTGACGGAGCAAATAAACTAACATACACCGGAGCTGTATAGAGCAGAAGGACAGCTACCGAAACTCCACTGTACCGGATGGAGGAAAAATAACAAATTCCTGTTATCGCATTCAAAAGGCCCAGGAGAAGAAGGTATCTTTTTTTCTTATGGGGTTTAAGCTGTCCGAGTCCTCTATTGAACAGCAAATAAATAAAAATAATGCAGAGACCAAAGAAAAGCCTGGAGAAAAGGATAGATCCGGTTGACATCTCCTGAATTTTATCCAGAAAAACTCCTATAGTGCCGTAAATTATGCTGCCAGTTACAACTTCCAAGTATGGATTTAAAGAATTTTTCTGTACTGGCATGATCGATAATTAAAAACTTGTGAATATATATTTTTTGGGCGTAGAAAAATACGGGACCACAGGTTTTAAAACAAACTTTTAAAAAGAAAAAAGAAAAAAAGAGAAAAAAGATTCAGTGAAGTCGTTTATTGCTTTTATTATTTTCTCAGTGTTCTCCACATTGCAGCAATTTTCTCGATATCGATATGTGTGTAGCCTTCTTCTTTTATAGTCCACTTAAGGCTGAGGACTCCGTCATTACACTCGGCAGCAATTCCTCTGTATGTGGTATTTCCCCCGATATCAATTTCAACTTCTTTGCCCAGATAATACTTCTCAATGAATTCCTGCTTCATAATTATCAACTCCCAATTCGTACTTTTCCGGATAAGGTCCTGAGAGACAATTTTCAGGGTATATGTTAAAGTAACTAATTAACAATACCTAGAAAGTAATATGCACTGGCACGTTTTTGAGAGAATATTTTTATAACATGCATCGTTGTGAGGCAATATATACATTAGCGCCAGAGAAAATGTCAGGATGTATAATGATTTTGGATGGTACCTGTGACTACCTACGATTTCAGAGAATGTAGAGGCAGGTACTGATGAATAATGTGTTGCCTAATAGTTTAACTTTAACTATATAGAATATATCCAAAAAATATATAATGAACTTAATTCTATCTATAATTTAGAAGGCCCGCTGAGTCGATCAAACAACACCATAGCTCACAAACGTAATATCTCAATAGGTGACTAATTTTTATTTCCGCAATAGCTTCATCCCGAAGAGGTACCCTCAGATCGATCGAACAATGCCGGCGCCTTCAAACTCTTTTTTCAGTGTAATTTCTTTTCAATCTCACTGTCTATCTGATTGTCTATCTAGCTCTGTCTATCTAATAGTCAATACAGCGATCTGAAAATATGGATCAGGACTTAAAGGTTATTCCGATCCTGTTTAAAAACCATAAAATCGGCTGGAACGACGGTTAAGGGCTCTAAGCTTTTCCCATCCGGATAAAACAAGCTCAGAAGCCCTTAATTTTTCCTTTTCTCAGAAGCCCTTAACTTTTTCTTTTCGTTCAGAAGCTCAGCTCAATGTCCTGAGTTTTCTCTTAGCTCAAAAGGTCGGCTCAGGTTCACCAACTCCGGCTTCAGGTTCCGGGACAGGAATATCAAAGAAGGGAATTTCTGCGTCCGCGTACCAGGCTTCAAGAAAACTCAACAGATGATATTTCATGAAAACAGCAAGAGGTACACTGAGGAAAAACAGAGTTCCAAAGATAAAAACCAGTTCAGCAACAATAAAAGGAATCAGAAGGATCCAGTTAAGAGGGTCGGATACTAAGGACAAAAAAAGGAAGTACAGGATTGTGTCAAAAATAAGGAAAGCAATCCCAAAAACCAGTATCATTAGCCCAATAAGTAAAACTGCAATAATGCTTACTCCTATCCCGAGTACGATCCTGACAAACCAGTAAACTAAAATTTCACGCCAGCTTTTCCTGAAATTCCCCAAAACAAGCTTGAAGGCCGAAAGAATTCCTTTATTCCTGTAAATGGAAAGCGGAATTGCAAGGCTTAAAAGAGAATCTATCGCAACTGCAAACAGGAAGAGCACAACAATTACACCTACAATCCAGAAAATTCCTCCAAGCAAGGTAGGCCAGGTAAAGTCTGGGGATGCTTCACGAATAACAGGTATAAGAGGAAGAAGAGATATTCCGAACAGTGCAAGAAATACCAGCCAAATAGCTAAACGCACCAGTAGAAGGCGGAATCCTTTTCCCAGAAACCTTCTTGAATAAGCCCAGAATTTTACTTCATTTCGTACAAGGGATTCCACAAAAACAAATTCCATAATACTGGAAATGTATGAAAAAACGAAAATTAGGAGAAGAAGGAGAATTACTATTGCGACTGCAATCGCCAGTTGTGGCTCCGGATACATATAACCGACCGGAAAAATATTACTGAAAGCATTATCATACATATCAAAAAGAAGATCAGGCGTCTGTCCATGCTCAATAAGAGTAAAATTATCTTTTAAGTCTTCCGAAGCCATATTGTAGCCGCTCGAATTTCCATAACTAGAAAGCCCGCCTAACAGAAAAATAATGATTGCAAGTTTTGCCCATTTCCAGAAATCAAAAGGTTCAAAAAGAGCTTCTCTTGTTCTTGAGACAGCTCTGTCTACTGCGTCTATTGCGTACCAGCTCATAATATAGAATTTTCGTTAGAAAATAAATAATTATCTAAAATAGTTAGATTAGAAATTTTCCAGACAGACTTCAAGATATCTCAGGAAAACTTGAAGTTTTTCAGACCTTAACTGCCGATTCATTTTACTTTTTCACTGTATAGACCTGTGCGATCTGGACAGAGCTTCAAAACCTGACACGACTTCAAACAGCTCTTCATCAATGCCGCTCTGGCGCACACGGTAATATTCTCCACTGAGATTATCAAGCAAGTCGTCAATATTTTTATCGGCACGCTGCATTGCTGCCAATCGACTGGCATTTTCACTTGCAAGTGACTCAGCGCATGCCCTGAAAAGCGAAACGAAAAGGTATTCGCTGATGAGTGCCCGTAAGGTCTCTTTGATATCACCCATTACCTCAGGAAGTAAGTTTTCAGTCGGCCAGGAAAGTTTAACCAGGTCATCTCTCCAGGTTTCATCAAATGGCAGCAATCGCTGGCTAACTGGCTCGTAGGTAACTCTGGTTTTATGGCGGTTATAATAAAGATAAAGTTCGGCATCTTCATCCTGGCTGCGTAGTTTCTCATTTTCCACAAGAATTTGCGCTATAAGTGGGGTAATGGCCTTAACCGAGTTTGGCACATTATAAAGTCCAACAAGCGGTAAGTCTTCATCTTCAAGGCGCGAATAAACACGCTCTCCTACAGCCCAGACCTGAGCTTTACCTGGCAAAGCTTTCAGTTCCTTGACAGCATAATCGGTAATTATATCATTAAACTGACCTACAAGTCCCTGGTCCGAACCGAAAATTACAGCTCCGATGAGACGTGTATTCTTTTGCGTTTTTCCTTCTTGCACAGCTGGCATGAGTGCAATTTTTCTGAAACATAAACCCAAACCCAGTTCCACAGTGTGATAATAATCGGATAACGCACTCACTGATTTTTCATATTGCCCTATATTCGAGGCTGCCAGTGCTTTCATCGTACGGACAACAGACTGAAGATCTTTTGCTCTATCAATCTTTGTGCTCAGACTCTGAGTGGTTTCAGTCATGGTTTTTCCTTGTTCTCAGGCTCGGATTTGCTTTCAGTCCTGGCTTCGGACTTACTCAGTTTTTCCTCAATTCGGGTTCCTAACTCAGTTTTCTCGTCTGTTCTGGCTTCTGGCTCGGGCTTCCCCATAGTTTAAGTCTCTGATTTAGCCACTTTTTCTTTAGTAGCTTCTGATTCAGGTTTACTTTTAGTTTTGGTTTCTGATTCAGGTTTTTTTTCAATTTTGGTTTCTGATTCAGGTTTTTCTTCAGTTTTGGTTTCTGATTCAGGTTTACCTTTAGTTTGAGTCTCAGACTCGGGTTTTTCCTCAGTTTGGGTTTCTGGCTCGGTTTTTTCCTTAGTTTTAGCTTCCGGTTTGGATTCGGATTCAGGTTTTGGCTGGTAAGGTTCCAGTGCTTTGCGAGCGATATCGAGGATAGTTTCACGGTCCTTGTCGCTCAATTCTTTATCGCCTTTGAACCGATTGCGCACATCTTCGGGAATATCCGGTACTGCCTTGCGCAGGGAGCTTTCAGCTTCTCCCATTTTGTCAAGTGGCACATTGTCGAAGAGTTTTGCGTTCAATGCAACAAGGATAACGATCTGATCCGGTACGGGCACAGGAGAGTTTTGAGGCTGCTTCAGTAGGGCACGGATCCGCCTTCCATGCTCAATAAGTTTTCGTGTATTTTCATCTAGCCTTGCGCCGAATCGGGTAAATGCTTCGAGTTCTTCAAATTGTGAATAAGCAAGCTTGAGGTCTCCGGCCACTGCTCTATAAGCAGCAAGCTGCGCTTTACCGCCTACTCGAGAGACAGATTTACCAACATCGACTGCAGGCAGCACACCCAACTCAAAAAGCGAAGGTGATAGGTAAATTTGCCCGTCCGTAATTGAAATCAGGTTAGTTGGAATATATGCGGAAATGTTCTGCGCTTCGGTTTCGATAATGGGAAGGGCAGTAAGTGAGCCGCCACCAAGTTCTTTGAGCAGGTGCGTGGACCGCTCCAGCAGTCGTGAGTGAATATAAAATATATCGCCAGGGTATGCTTCTCTTCCCGGAGGACGACGAAGTAGTAATGAAAGTTCTCTATACGCGCGTGCATGATTGGTCAGGTCGTCGTAAACAATCAGCACATCTCGGCCTGCTCTCATAAAATACTCTGCAATACTGGTCGCAGCATAAGGAGCAATATAAATTAGTCCTGATGGGTCGTTGCCTTCAGTTACAACAACAACCGTGTAATCCATTGCACCCCTTTCCCGTAAGTTTGCCACTGCTCTGGCAACTGCGGATGCGCGCTGACCAATGGCACAATAAACACACAGGACATTAAAATTACGCTGGTTGAGAATAGTATCGATTGCGATTGCAGTTTTTCCAGTCTGGCGGTCCCCTAAAATCAATTCTCTCTGGCCGCGTCCTATTGGGATTAATGCATCAATAACTTTGATACCGGTCTGGAGAGGCACGGTAACAGGAGATCGGTCCATAATTGCCGGACTTGGACGTTCGATGGGTAAGCGCTTACTTGAAACTACTGGACCTCTGTTATCAAGAGGACGACCTAACGGGTCAATGACTCGTCCGAGAAGTTCTTCACCTACAGCAACATCCATAACCCGCCGAGTGCGTTCAACCTGATCTCCGGCATGGAGATGTGAGTATTCACCCAGTAGAACGGTACCTATTTCTTTTTCATCAACATTAAACGCGATTCCAAACAAATCCCCTGGAAACTTTATAAGTTCATCGAAACCTACAGTAGGAAGGCCAGATACATTTGCGATACCTGTAGAAACTGTCAAAATTCTGCCCACCTCCTTTGGAGTGAGCGAGGGAGTTACTGATTCTCTGACCTTATGTATTTCGGTGAAAACGTTATCAAAAATATCCTTAAGATTTTTAGGTTCCATGTTCACTGGCTCTTTATATTGGCTCTGGTTTGGAATTTGTCTCCTGCTTGGCCACGGATTCGGACTTAGCTCCAGACTTAGCTCCAAACTGTTGTTCAGAAGATTCCTGTTCTGCTGCATGTTTTTGTTCTGCACCGGATTCCTGTTTAGCCTCTGGCTCTTTTCTCGACTCGGGTTTATTATAGTCAGTTTCTGGTTTGGTTTCGACTTCGGATTCGGTTTTTGATTTGGGTTTATGAGTCTCGGTTTCAGGCTCCTGTTCAGTCTCAGGTTCGTTTTCAAGCCTGGGTTTGTTATTTTTCGTTTGAGGCTCAGCTCTGGCTTCACTCGCAGTTTTTTCTTTTATCAGATCATCTATACTTTTTTGAAGTGATGAAAGATAATCTGCAATGCTCCACGCTACTTTTTCTCCGTCTGTGGTTAGTTCGATGCCACTGACAAGGTCAGGTGCAGTCTCAAACCTGGGTTGAATTTCTATACCAAGAGTTTCTTTAATCGTCTTTTTGACCGAATCACGCTGTGCTTGTGGAAGGTCAAACGCAGTACGAATGAGCACCTGACCCGATGAGGCACTAAGCGCTGAAGCTAACTGTTTTTTTTCATCATCTTTCAGGCTGTGCAGCTTTTGGACAAATACATCAACTGTGCGTTCTTCCAGGCTGGTTCCAGCCAGATCGGTCAGTACTTTTCGCGCTATGTTAAAAACTTCCTGCCGGGTCCGACGGCCAATTTCCTGACTTAAGTTCTGTTCTTCGTTCCTTAATGCCTCCTGTTGTTTTGCCTTCAAATCCGAAGCTTCCTTCCTTGCCTGTTCGAAAAGCCGCTGACGTTCAGCTTTTGCATCTTCTTTTGCCTTGTTAAACAGGGCATTACGCTGCTGGTCAAACTCCTCGTTCTTTTGCTTAAACTCGTCTTTCTCTTTTTGTGCTTCTGCTTCTTTCGCATCCGCATTCTTAAGTTCATCTGCTACTTTCTTCTCACGCGCATCCACTGCATTAAGTATCGGTTTGTAAAGAAAACGTTTCAATAACCATACAAGGATGAGGAAGTTGATTACCTGCGCAATGACAGTGAACCAATCGATCAGCGGCATGATTATTTTCCTCACTATTTCAGGTAAGTGCACGGCTCCAGAACGGATTAGCGAAGATAAGAATCATAGAAACCACAAAACAGTAGATTGCCAGAGACTCAATCATTGCCAGTCCTACAAACAAAGTTCTGGTTATTGTTGCGGAAGCATCGGGCTGCTGTGCCATAGAACTCAGTGCTGTTGCGACCGAACGCCCCTCACCAATTGCTGGCCCTATAACTCCGATACCTATTGTGATACCGGAGGTGACAATTGATGCCACCGCAATTATGGTTGTATAAGTGTCCAAAGCCATAGTGTTTCCTTCCATTGTTACTGTTGCTTTGATTCATCTACTCCTGTTCAGCAATATTTTGCTCCTGTTTTGGCCTGTGCTTGTGCTCACGTGTAGCAGCTGCTATGTAAACTGTAGCCAGAACGCTGAAAATATATGCCTGCACCATGCCAACGAGCAGACCAAGAGCGATCATGAGATCCGGAAATATGAACGGTGTGATTGTTAGCAGAATGGCAACAATCATCGTGCCACTCATGATATTACCGAACAAACGAATTGCCAGTGCCAGCGTGCGTGAGATTTCACTTATAATATTAAACGGCAGCATGATGATCGTCGGCTCTGTGTAGGTCTTAAGGTAGTTACCAACTCCCTGCTCTTCTATACCAAAAAGTGGCACGGCTACAAACACACATAATGCAAGCGCAGCCGTAGTTGAAAGAGACCCTGTTGGCGGTTCATAGCCTGGGATAATAATACAAAGGTTAGCCACGCCAATGAACAGAAAGAGCGTGCCT belongs to Methanosarcina barkeri 3 and includes:
- a CDS encoding alternate F1F0 ATPase, F1 subunit alpha — translated: MEPKNLKDIFDNVFTEIHKVRESVTPSLTPKEVGRILTVSTGIANVSGLPTVGFDELIKFPGDLFGIAFNVDEKEIGTVLLGEYSHLHAGDQVERTRRVMDVAVGEELLGRVIDPLGRPLDNRGPVVSSKRLPIERPSPAIMDRSPVTVPLQTGIKVIDALIPIGRGQRELILGDRQTGKTAIAIDTILNQRNFNVLCVYCAIGQRASAVARAVANLRERGAMDYTVVVVTEGNDPSGLIYIAPYAATSIAEYFMRAGRDVLIVYDDLTNHARAYRELSLLLRRPPGREAYPGDIFYIHSRLLERSTHLLKELGGGSLTALPIIETEAQNISAYIPTNLISITDGQIYLSPSLFELGVLPAVDVGKSVSRVGGKAQLAAYRAVAGDLKLAYSQFEELEAFTRFGARLDENTRKLIEHGRRIRALLKQPQNSPVPVPDQIVILVALNAKLFDNVPLDKMGEAESSLRKAVPDIPEDVRNRFKGDKELSDKDRETILDIARKALEPYQPKPESESKPEAKTKEKTEPETQTEEKPESETQTKGKPESETKTEEKPESETKIEKKPESETKTKSKPESEATKEKVAKSET
- a CDS encoding F0F1 ATP synthase subunit C; amino-acid sequence: MALDTYTTIIAVASIVTSGITIGIGVIGPAIGEGRSVATALSSMAQQPDASATITRTLFVGLAMIESLAIYCFVVSMILIFANPFWSRALT
- a CDS encoding F0F1 ATP synthase subunit A, which gives rise to MRLSPDELIFWQYGFIKLDATIVYTWGLMLVMVIGSKTITSKLSTGLERSRWQNILEIIVTGILEQIEDVGLDQPKKYLGFLGTLFLFIGVANLCIIIPGYEPPTGSLSTTAALALCVFVAVPLFGIEEQGVGNYLKTYTEPTIIMLPFNIISEISRTLALAIRLFGNIMSGTMIVAILLTITPFIFPDLMIALGLLVGMVQAYIFSVLATVYIAAATREHKHRPKQEQNIAEQE
- a CDS encoding ATP synthase subunit B; the encoded protein is MPLIDWFTVIAQVINFLILVWLLKRFLYKPILNAVDAREKKVADELKNADAKEAEAQKEKDEFKQKNEEFDQQRNALFNKAKEDAKAERQRLFEQARKEASDLKAKQQEALRNEEQNLSQEIGRRTRQEVFNIARKVLTDLAGTSLEERTVDVFVQKLHSLKDDEKKQLASALSASSGQVLIRTAFDLPQAQRDSVKKTIKETLGIEIQPRFETAPDLVSGIELTTDGEKVAWSIADYLSSLQKSIDDLIKEKTASEARAEPQTKNNKPRLENEPETEQEPETETHKPKSKTESEVETKPETDYNKPESRKEPEAKQESGAEQKHAAEQESSEQQFGAKSGAKSESVAKQETNSKPEPI